A portion of the Edaphobacter bradus genome contains these proteins:
- the ftsZ gene encoding cell division protein FtsZ produces MPNLPEDDIRIHYHDEIPRGAKIKVIGVGGGGNNAVNRMIAAHVEGVEFIAANTDVQALTVSNAPVKLQLGVKLTSGLGAGANPDVGRRAALEDSDKIIEALEGADMVFVTAGLGGGTGTGAAPVIASLASEMGALTVAVVTRPFGFEGKRRMMQAERGLQELLDSVDTVIVIPNEKLLAVAKDAGFFESFRIADDVLRQGVQGISDIITIPGVINRDFADVKTTMAGMGYAVMGTAMRSGPNRAVEAAMAAMASPLLESGAIDGARGILINITGSSSLKLNEVNEASTIIQNAAHEDANIIFGAVQDESMGEEVKITVIATGFKQQEMPARREKMLSESALPTSRYDVPVQPRVQSSRAPQFREVHEVHEVRQEPAVEARKAVFEAPSEREPELVPVPASVFDDDFFKVAPPRFVPSHSIDDSVRVEAHFAAPANVQPEATPVDITPRAAFGGAAVAQAEPEADELDIPAFLRRGN; encoded by the coding sequence ATGCCCAATCTGCCTGAAGACGATATTCGCATTCATTACCACGACGAGATCCCGCGCGGCGCGAAGATCAAGGTGATCGGCGTCGGAGGCGGTGGAAACAACGCCGTGAACCGCATGATCGCCGCCCACGTGGAGGGCGTCGAGTTTATTGCTGCGAATACGGATGTGCAGGCGTTGACGGTCTCGAACGCTCCGGTGAAGCTCCAACTCGGCGTCAAGCTGACGAGCGGCCTGGGCGCGGGCGCGAACCCCGACGTCGGGCGCCGGGCGGCGCTCGAGGACTCCGACAAGATTATCGAGGCGCTCGAGGGCGCGGACATGGTGTTCGTCACTGCCGGATTGGGCGGCGGAACGGGCACCGGCGCGGCTCCGGTGATAGCTAGCCTGGCTAGCGAGATGGGCGCGCTGACAGTTGCGGTGGTGACGCGACCATTTGGGTTCGAAGGCAAGCGCCGCATGATGCAGGCCGAGCGCGGGCTGCAGGAGCTGCTGGACTCAGTCGATACGGTCATTGTCATTCCTAACGAGAAGCTGCTTGCGGTGGCGAAGGACGCGGGGTTCTTCGAGAGCTTCCGCATCGCGGACGATGTGCTGCGGCAGGGCGTTCAGGGTATCTCGGACATCATCACGATTCCTGGCGTCATCAACCGCGACTTTGCCGACGTGAAGACGACGATGGCCGGAATGGGCTACGCGGTAATGGGCACGGCGATGCGCTCAGGCCCGAACCGCGCGGTTGAGGCGGCGATGGCGGCGATGGCTTCGCCGCTGCTGGAGTCGGGCGCGATCGACGGAGCGCGCGGCATTCTGATCAACATCACGGGCTCGAGCAGCCTGAAGCTGAACGAGGTCAATGAGGCCTCGACGATTATTCAGAACGCTGCGCACGAGGACGCGAACATCATCTTCGGCGCGGTGCAGGACGAGTCGATGGGCGAAGAGGTGAAGATCACCGTGATCGCGACCGGGTTCAAGCAGCAGGAGATGCCTGCGCGCCGTGAGAAGATGCTCTCGGAGTCAGCTCTGCCTACGTCACGGTACGACGTTCCAGTACAGCCCCGAGTGCAAAGCTCTCGCGCCCCGCAGTTCAGGGAAGTGCATGAAGTTCACGAGGTAAGGCAGGAGCCGGCCGTCGAGGCGCGCAAAGCCGTCTTCGAGGCGCCCTCTGAGCGCGAGCCGGAGCTGGTTCCGGTTCCGGCATCGGTGTTTGACGACGACTTCTTCAAGGTCGCTCCTCCACGTTTCGTGCCGTCGCATTCGATCGACGATTCTGTGCGGGTTGAGGCTCACTTCGCGGCTCCGGCGAACGTCCAACCTGAGGCCACACCAGTAGATATCACTCCTCGTGCGGCTTTTGGCGGAGCAGCAGTGGCGCAGGCCGAGCCAGAGGCGGATGAGCTAGATATTCCGGCATTTCTGCGCAGAGGGAACTGA
- a CDS encoding penicillin-binding transpeptidase domain-containing protein codes for MSIFFRIAGIILFSLVLGYEANATTSGSTRHHSAGTVRAAAHGKAHVRTHAGRTSTTRASSASHAEGGSVVTSTRRGARARLAVRRTRRSRYYEHFTASSFADNLTLGDVTDGEDPVVRSAAIEALGNMNGTAVAIDPKTGRILAMVNQKLALSRGAEPCSTIKLTVALAALEEGIVTKDTPVNLGGHYHMTMTEALAHSNNQYFETLGRSLGFERVKHYANEFGLGELAGYNIDGEQLGVYPDQELPAKLGGVGRMCSFGESVSMTPLQLGALVSAIANGGTLYYLQHPESQMDVAAFSPKVKRTLNIAPLIPEILDGMQAAVDYGTARSLRANFTEFPVMGKTGTCSNDGTRFGWFASFADTPNGRIVTVFFLEGGRPTFGPKAAELTGQFYRALWDKSYFAPKTQPVATVGVTAASE; via the coding sequence GTGTCTATATTTTTTAGAATAGCTGGCATAATCCTTTTCAGTCTGGTTCTCGGTTACGAGGCGAACGCCACGACCTCCGGCAGCACTCGGCATCATTCTGCCGGCACGGTGCGAGCCGCGGCGCATGGTAAAGCGCATGTTCGTACGCACGCAGGCAGAACCAGCACCACTCGGGCGAGCTCGGCGAGCCACGCGGAGGGCGGGAGTGTGGTTACCTCGACGCGACGCGGTGCGCGGGCGAGGCTGGCGGTTCGGCGGACCCGGCGGTCGCGGTACTACGAGCACTTCACTGCCAGCTCCTTCGCGGACAACCTGACGCTGGGCGACGTGACGGACGGCGAGGATCCGGTGGTTCGCTCGGCGGCTATCGAAGCGCTGGGCAACATGAATGGCACGGCGGTCGCGATCGATCCGAAGACCGGTCGCATTCTGGCGATGGTGAACCAGAAGCTCGCGCTCTCGCGCGGCGCCGAGCCTTGCTCGACAATCAAGCTGACGGTCGCGCTGGCAGCGCTCGAAGAGGGCATTGTGACCAAGGACACGCCGGTGAACCTGGGCGGCCACTACCACATGACGATGACTGAGGCGCTGGCTCACTCGAACAACCAGTACTTCGAGACGTTGGGCCGCTCACTCGGCTTTGAGCGCGTGAAGCACTACGCCAACGAGTTTGGCCTCGGCGAGCTGGCTGGCTACAACATCGATGGCGAACAGCTTGGCGTCTATCCCGACCAGGAGCTGCCGGCGAAGCTGGGCGGCGTGGGCCGGATGTGCTCGTTCGGCGAGAGCGTCTCAATGACGCCGCTGCAGCTCGGCGCGCTGGTGTCAGCGATTGCGAATGGCGGCACGCTCTACTACCTGCAGCATCCTGAGTCTCAGATGGACGTCGCGGCGTTCAGCCCGAAGGTCAAGCGCACATTGAACATCGCTCCGCTGATTCCTGAGATCCTGGACGGCATGCAGGCGGCGGTGGACTACGGTACGGCGCGGTCGCTCCGGGCCAACTTCACCGAGTTTCCGGTGATGGGTAAGACCGGAACCTGCTCGAACGACGGAACACGCTTCGGCTGGTTTGCGTCGTTTGCCGATACTCCGAATGGCCGGATCGTTACGGTGTTCTTCCTTGAGGGAGGACGGCCGACGTTCGGACCCAAGGCGGCGGAGCTTACTGGGCAGTTCTACCGGGCGCTGTGGGACAAGAGCTACTTCGCTCCCAAGACGCAACCTGTGGCGACGGTTGGTGTGACTGCGGCTTCGGAGTAA